In Quercus robur chromosome 11, dhQueRobu3.1, whole genome shotgun sequence, the following proteins share a genomic window:
- the LOC126706112 gene encoding disease resistance protein RGA2-like isoform X1, with the protein MADAILYGVVQTIIESLGSSTLNEIGSIWGVNDELEKMKNTISTIQAVLEDAEEQQVNNRQVKNWLMKLRDAAFDADDLLSEFSTYVLQQEVMDGHKIVKKVRIFFSSSNPVVFGLEMARKLKAMRERFDEISNNRVRYQLRLETRVVTRGRDQTHSFVPDEEVIGREKDKLAIIDLLLDFDVEDNVSFISIVGIGGLGKTTLAQYVFNDEKVQTKFELKMWVCVSDDFDVKKIVEKIIESATKRKPENLEMDLLQNKLREQLYQKKYLLVLDDIWNEDCEIWCNLKRFLMGGAKGSKVVITTRTNMVAEITSTISSYSLKGLSRDQSWSLLKKMAFKKGQETINSKLEAIGMDIIEKCQGVPLAIRTIGKVLLFKKTEEEWLHIKNAKLTDVTQLKDGIMPVLKLSYDYLPSHLKCCFAYCSLFPKDYLIDKLTLIQLWISQGFIQSSEESHELEHVANEYFMELLWRSFFQEAEEDGGENRRFKMHDLIHDLAQYVSETDCTLVDSNAKNVKEKGHHLSFPFYNVSFFEENLSKLVKANKIRTFMLAYKNEDDGPRRIEESTLEKLISSFRFLRALDLHGLNMKMLPDTIGTLMHLKYLDLSSNHIEVLPSSITKLVNLETLKLCQCTKLRELPVRIQKMVSLKHLHTDGCENLTHMPCELGQLTSLQTLTLFVVSKGPVGSSKHCGGLAELNKLNDLRGKLEIKNLAWVKDASSEFKAANLKEKQHLSELELIWNLEGDYAVDTCDDENSMDGLQPHQSLKSLIMYGYMGVRVSSWLSFLTNLVDLYISDCKKCQYLPPLYQLPTLRVLQILDMDGLEYMTEGDMNDEISASLASPSTFFPSLEYLRISACLNLKGWWRSVDKGNEATTTSTISSSSSSSSTNHIPLPYFPRLSSLWLENCPKMTCMPLFPNLERTLHLWDGSWKALEETIEMNNRGGRASSFPSSSSSSSSSFSPPLSKLKTLHLTLKLESLPEEWFKNLTSLETLRIWECPNLTSLPEGMSHLTSLQRLSIQGCPKLKQRCEKENGEDWDKISHIPNLTISDGMFGMF; encoded by the coding sequence GTACgcattttcttttctagttcAAACCCAGTTGTTTTTGGTCTTGAGATGGCTCGCAAACTAAAGGCTATGAGGGAGAGGTTTGatgaaatatcaaataatagGGTCCGATATCAGTTGAGGTTAGAGACACGTGTTGTGACTAGGGGGAGGGATCAAACTCACTCTTTTGTACCTGATGAAGAAGTTATCGGGAGAGAAAAGGATAAGCTAGCCATCATAGATCTGTTGTTGGACTTTGATGTGGAAGATAATGTTTCATTCATATCAATAGTGGGAATTGGTGGGCTAGGGAAAACCACACTGGCCCAATATGTATTTAATGATGAGAAGGTCCAAACTAAGTTTGAGTTGAAGATGTGGGTGTGTGTATCTGATGACTTTgatgttaaaaaaattgttgaaaagatAATTGAATCTGCAACTAAAAGAAAACCTGAGAATCTTGAGATGGATCTATTGCAAAATAAACTTCGGGAACAACTCTACCAAAAGAAGTACTTACTTGTATTGGATGATATCTGGAATGAGGATTGTGAAATTTGGTGTAATTTGAAAAGATTTTTGATGGGTGGTGCAAAGGGAAGTAAGGTGGTGATTACTACACGAACCAACATGGTTGCAGAGATTACTAGTACTATCTCATCGTATTCTCTAAAAGGCTTGTCAAGGGATCAATCCTGGTCATTATTGAAGAAAATGGCATTTAAAAAGGGCCAGGAGACCATCAATTCTAAGCTCGAAGCAATAGGGATggatataatagaaaaatgtcaAGGAGTACCTCTTGCTATAAGGACGATAGGGAAAGTCTTATTATTCAAAAAAACTGAAGAAGAGTGGTTACACATCAAGAATGCTAAACTCACAGATGTAACTCAATTAAAAGATGGTATTATGCCTGttttaaaattgagttatgaTTATCTTCCATCACatttaaaatgttgttttgcaTATTGTTCATTATTTCCCAAAGATTATTTGATCGATAAGTTGACATTGATACAATTATGGATATCACAAGGTTTTATCCAATCATCAGAGGAGAGCCATGAACTAGAGCATGTTGCCAATGAGTACTTCATGGAGCTACTTTGGAGATCCTTCTTccaagaagcagaagaagatgGAGGCGAGAATAGAAGGTTTAAAATGCATGATTTAATCCATGATCTTGCACAATATGTATCAGAGACTGATTGTACACTGGTTGATTCCAATGcaaaaaatgtgaaagaaaaaGGACACCATCTATCGTTTCCATTTTACAATGTTTCATTCTTTGAGGAGAATTTAAGCAAGTTGGTTAAAGCAAACAAGATACGAACATTTATGTTGGCGTACAAAAATGAGGACGATGGTCCGAGAAGAATTGAAGAATCAACTCTCGAAAAACTTATTTCTAGTTTTAGATTCTTGCGTGCATTAGACCTACATGGTTTAAATATGAAGATGTTGCCAGATACCATAGGTACTTTGATGCATCTAAAGTACCTTGACCTTTCCTCTAATCATATTGAGGTTCTCCCTAGTTCAATTACAAAATTGGTGAATTTGGAAACATTAAAGCTCTGTCAGTGTACAAAGCTTAGGGAGTTGCCGGTAAGGATTCAAAAAATGGTTAGCCTCAAGCACCTTCACACAGATGGTTGTGAGAATTTGACTCATATGCCATGTGAATTAGGGCAATTGACTTCTCTTCAAACATTAACCTTATTTGTTGTAAGTAAGGGTCCTGTAGGTTCTTCCAAGCATTGCGGTGGGCTAGCGGAATTAAACAAGCTAAATGACTTGAGAGGAAAATTAGAGATTAAAAATTTGGCATGGGTGAAAGATGCTTCCTCAGAATTCAAAGCAGCAAATTTGAAGGAGAAGCAGCATCTCAGTGAGTTGGAATTAATCTGGAATTTGGAGGGTGATTACGCCGTAGATACCTGTGATGATGAAAATTCCATGGATGGCCTCCAACCACATCAAAGTTTAAAATCTTTGATAATGTACGGGTACATGGGTGTGAGAGTTTCAAGTTGGCTTTCATTCTTAACAAATCTCGTTGATTTATATATATCCGATTGTAAGAAGTGCCAATATCTGCCACCGTTGTATCAACTCCCAACTCTCCGAGTATTACAAATTCTGGATATGGATGGTCTGGAGTACATGACAGAGGGGGATATGAATGATGAGATATCTGCTTCACTGGCATCACCATCAACATTTTTCCCATCCCTTGAGTATCTCCGTATCAGTGCTTGCCTCAATCTAAAGGGATGGTGGAGGAGTGTGGATAAGGGGAATGAGGCAACAACGACATCaacaatatcatcatcatcatcatcatcatcaactaaTCACATACCCCTGCCGTACTTTCCGCGTCTTTCTTCTTTATGGTTGGAGAATTGCCCTAAGATGACTTGCATGCCGCTATTTCCAAATCTTGAAAGAACGCTTCATTTGTGGGATGGCAGTTGGAAGGCATTGGAAGAGACAATAGAGATGAATAATAGGGGAGGAAGGGCTTCTTCATTTCcgtcctcttcctcttcctcttcctcctccttctcCCCTCCTCTCTCCAAATTAAAGACATTGCATTTGACTCTGAAGTTGGAGTCTCTGCCTGAGGAGTGGTTTAAAAACCTAACTTCTCTTGAGACATTACGGATTTGGGAGTGTCCCAATCTGACGTCACTTCCCGAAGGGATGAGTCACCTCACCTCTTTACAGAGACTGAGTATTCAGGGCTGTCCCAAATTAAAGCAAAGATGCGAGAAGGAAAATGGAGAGGATTGGGATAAGATTTCTCACATCCCAAATCTTACAATCTCAGATGGAATGTTTGGaatgttttga